The genomic DNA AGTAGTCTTGCTGTTGAAGCGTTTTCTACTAACGAAACTAATTTAACTATTATAGAATTACAAGATGAAAATGTTCAATTCTCTTTAAATGGAAATAATAATTTAAGAATAGAAGCGGTTAGAATTATTGATATTTTAGGTCGTGAACTTTATAATTTCCGCGGAAGCGAAAAAACAGAAATTTACAATTTATCTAAACTAAGTACCAGTACTTATATTGCTCAAGTAACACTATCTAATGGAAAAGTAATTGCTAAAAAAGCAATTAAAAAATAAACCCAGTCTTAAAAAAAGAAAAAACGTGATATTGCTCTTAATAAAGTACTATCACGTTTTTTTTTAGAAATATAAAAATAACGTTTTCATAACAAATATGTATCTTTAAAACTATATGCAATCCTTTAATTTGTAAAGTACTAACTATACTTTTTTTTACCAAAACCCTTAAAATTTTAGTCATGAAAAACGCTAAACTACTCCTAATTTTAATTATTTTTTCACTTTCATATATTGGTTATGGACAGGTTTCTGAAAATTTTGATGGTTGGACCGATAATTCATATGGAGGCATCTCTACATATTCAGGTCCATCTGGAAATTGGGAAACTAATAATTCAATCTGTGCCCCTAATAATGCAAGAACAGGAAATGCAATACGTTTTAATGATAATAGTGGAGAAAATGAATATTTACTGTATAGTGGTTTAGATGGTAATGGAAAAGATAATGGTATTGGAGACATTTCTTTTTGGTACAGACATTGGAGTGGTAATGCTAGCAATGTTCAATTTCAAGTACAATACAGTAACGATGGTACAAATTGGAATAATGCTGGAGGAATAGTTTCTGCAACCTCAACAACATATAATCAATTTACAACTACGGTAAATATAACTGGTGACGATTATTTTATTAGAGTAATTTCTATTGATGATGCAGAAAGGTTAATGATAGATGATTTTTTAATTACAGATTATACCGTTGCACCATCAGATTTAGTAATTTCAGGAACTGAAGATCATGGTTCAAGCTGCATAGGTGTTGCGGCAACAACCATACAATACACAATAACCAATAATGATACTTCTGTAGCTTTAGGTGTAGCTGTTAACTCAAATAATTCAGAATATGTTATTAGTGGTTTATCTTCTACAAATATAATTCCCTCTGGTACTGCTACTTTTAATGTTACCTATACACCTACAACAGTTGGACCAAGTACAGCAACAATTACAGTAAGTAGTTCAACTACAACAAATGCTACTATAGATTTAACTGGATCTGGTGTTTCTGTTCCTACAATAAACACACAGCCAAATAATCAATTAGTTACAGAGCCCGAAACAGCTTCATTCTCTGTTACGGCTACTAATGCTAATTCATATCAATGGCAAGTTTCAACAAATGGTGGTTCTACTTTTACAAATGTAACTACTGGAACTGGTGGAAATACAGCTAATTACACGACAGAAAACACCATTTCAACAATGGATAATTACCAATACCAGTGTGTTGTTACTAATTCTTGTGGGTCTATTACTTCTGGTACTGCTATTTTAGATGTTTTGCCAATTTCAGAAGTTATTTTAAATTCAAATAATCCTGCTACGGCTGCAAGTACAATTGTACAAGCCGAAGACAATCATGTTATATATCAGTTTGATTTAGCTGTAACAGCTGCAACATCTAATGCAGAATTAACAAGTGTAGACTTTACAACCAGCGGAAGTTATGCTGCTTCAAATATTACTAATTTTAAATTATGGTACGATACTACAAGTACCTTTAATGCTTCGACATCAATATTTTTAGAAAATTTAACTACAGGATTAGGCACAGGAACCCATACCTTTTCTGGTCTAAACCAAACAATTAATACAGGATCTACTGGTTATTTTTTTATAACAACAGACATACCATGTACTGCGACTGCTGGAAATACAATTCAAGTAGATGCTTTAACAATAGCAAATCTTACATTTATTAGTGCAAATAAATCTGGAACCGCGTACAGTAGCGAACTACATACTTTTATAAGTGCAACACCAAACAATGTTACTGGCCATTTTTTAAGTGATTGTGAGAATGGAAACACAACAGTGAATTGGACAGATCCTGCAGGATGTAGTGATAATATATTAATATTTGCCACAGACACATCATTCTCTACACTTACACCAACTGGCAACGGAAGCGCATATACAGCAAATACTATTTTTGGCAATGGTACTGCGTTCGATGGTGGTTTTTGTATTTATAAAGGTACAGGGAATACAGAAACAATAACCGGTCTAACAAACGGTACTAATTATACTTATAAAATTTTTACTAGAAACGACTTATTGTGGAGTACAGGTGTGATTATAGATTGTACTCCCAACATTACCTATTGTGATGCTGGACCAACCTCTACTACAGATTCAGAAATTGAAAATGTTATTTTGGTTGGCGAAAATAATTCTATTTCAAATGACACCTCTGGAATATGTACTGGTGCTACTGGTGGAGAGGTTAGTGATTTTACAGCAATGAGTGCAGATTTAGCCGCAGGAAGTTCATATTCTCTTTCTGTAGAGTTTGGAGATTGTAATGATGGTAGTCAATATAGTGGTGCTGGAGGCGTTTGGATAGATTGGAATAATGATGGTGATTTTAATGATACAAACGAAACTATTGGTACTTTAGATGTCGCTGTTAATACTGGAAATATAATTGAAACTTTTTCTATTAATGTTCCAAGTGGTCAAACCATTGGAAATTACAGAATGCGTATTGTTCAAGAAGAAGGCGGAGATTTAAACTCAATTTCACCATGTGGTACATTTAGTTGGGGAGCTGTAGAAGATTACACTATCGAAGTTATTAGTGCATGTATTGCAACACATAGTATAACTAGTATTTATCCATCTTCTGGGCCTGTTAATACAAATGTAACTGTAAATGGTTCAAATTTTTCAAATTTAACTACCGCTACTTTTAATGGGCTAACTGCTACTATTGTTTCTCAAACATCTACAACATTAGTTATAACAATTCCTCCAGGAGCAACCACTGGAAATTTAGAAATTTTTGATGATCTTTCATGTTCTACTGCAACGCCATTTAATATTATTGAGAGTTCTGGAAATTGCAATAGTGCTACTAATTTAATGATTACAGAAGTATTTGATAATAATGGAGGTTCATTAGGTTATATTGAAATTTATAACGGTACAAATACGACTATTGACTTAACTGAATATAGAATCTCTAGATATGGAGATTTAACTAATACAGTACCTACTTACTCTTATAACTTTCCAACTACAGGAGTTGGAAGTAGTATTGCATCAGGTGATGTTTTAGTTGGTAAAATTAGTTCGGATGCTGGTGGAGCAGAAGATTTTAATTTTGGCGGCAATGGTTTTAATGATAATGATAGGTTAGAACTTATACATATTGCAACCTCAACGGTTATTGATGATTTTCATGATTCGATAGTTCAGTCTGTTGGGTATGTATATAGAAGAAATGTAAATATTTCTAATCCAAATCCAAATTATGACTCTGCTGAATGGACAACGGCTACCTCTGGTTCTACTTCAGATTTAGGAAACTTCTCAACAACATCTACAGGTGTAACACCATCAATTACATCGCAGCCAAATGTAACCTCTACGTGTGATAATGCAACCTTTGCCATTACTGCTGCTGCTGGAAACTCTGGAACATTAACTTACCAATGGCTGTATAATGATGGTACAACTACTTCATGGTTTAATGTTACTGATGCTGCATTTTCTTCGGGAGTTGTTACAGGAGAAACAACAAACACTTTATCAATTTCAGGTTTCGATTTAACTAACTATCAATTTTATTGTTTAGTTACAGAAGATGGTGCTTGTGCAATTGCCAGTAATGCTGCAAGGTCTAACCCTATGAGCACAACATGGAATGGAACCTGGAGTAATGGCGTACCAAATATAGCTACCCAAGCAATAATAAATGCCGATTATGACACTGCTACTAATGGTAGTTTTAGTGCCTGCTCATTAATTATAAATAATTCGGGATCTGGTTTTACTGTTACAATAAGTAATAATACATACATAGAAGTAGAAAACAATGTTGTTAATAATGGTGAAATTATAGTACAACATAGTGGTTCTTTTGTACAAAACAATGATCTTTCTACCTTTACAAATACAGCTACAGGATTATCTAGAGTAACAAAATTAAGCGCATTTGCTAACGATTGGTTAGAGTATACATATTGGAGTTCTCCTGTTGTTAATGAAACTATAGGTAATGCATTATCACCTGCAGATCCAAACCGTAGATTTAGATTTAGAGCAGAAAACTTTGAAGATAATTACGCCGAAACGAACAATACAAATCCTGTAATAAATATGCAGGATGACGAAGATGACAACGGTAACGATTGGGTATTGGTTTCTGGAACAGATGTTATGAACCCAGGAACTGGTTACGCAGCAACATTATCTACTACATCTTATAATCCTCCAATGGCTGGAGCTCCTTTAAGGGTTGCACACACCTTTAGTGGTGAATTTAATAATGGAATTATTCCTGTTACTATATATAAAAATGACAATATAGTAAATGACAAAAACTGGAACTTAGTAGGTAATCCTTATGCAAGTGCTATTTCAATTCCAGACTTTTTTGCTGAAAACGTATATAGCACAACCAATACTACTGGAACTATTGATGGCGTTATTTATTATTGGTCACACCAAAACCCACCTTTAAGCACAAACAACGGTAACTCTCAAAATAATTTTAGCCAGTCTGATTATGTTATGATAAATGAAATGGGTGGCACTATTGCAGGAGATCATAATGGTGATGGTACTATTGATGCTAATGACACTCCAGATGAGTTTATACCGTCTGGGCAAGGTTTTTATATTACTTATAACCATGATGCTCCTGGAACAGCTTCAAGTATTAGCTCTCTAGACACTGGTGCTAGCATAGTTGAAAATACCATAGTTTTTAATAACGCTATGCGAGTAACTGGTAATAATAGTTTATTTTACAAAAACGCTAGTCAACCTATTGAAACTAATAAATTATGGCTTAATTTAACTACAGATACTGGTGTATTTAGCCAATTATTAGTTGGTTATAAACAAGGCGCAACAAATGGTTTAGATCCTGCTAGTTTTGATGCCATAAGAAATAGATCTACAGGAAACCAAACCTTCTTTTATTCAATTATAGAAAACAGTAACCTTAATTATGCCATACAAGGTAAAGCGCCAGAGAGTTTAACTATAGATGAAGTTATCCCACTAGGTATTTATACATCTATTACTAATTCTGCAACCTTTACTATTTCTATATCTCATTTTGAAGGTGATTTTTTAAATAATAATACTATTTATTTGAAAGATAATTATGAAGGCGTAATTCATGATTTAAGTGCTTCAAATTATAATTTTACCACAACAAATGGTGAATTTAGAGATCGTTTTGAAGTTGTATTTAATGCAAATAGTCTTGCTGTTGAAGCGTTCTCTACTAACGAAACTAATTTAACTATTGTAGAATTACAAGATGATAACGTTCAATTCTCTTTAAGCGGAAATAGTAATTTAAAAATAGAAGCGGTTAGAATTATTGATGTTTTAGGTCGCGAGCTTTATAATTTCCGCGGAAGCGAAAACACAGAGGTTTACAATTTATCTAAACTAAGTACCAGTACTTATATTGCCCAAATAACACTTTCTAATGGAAAGATAATTGCTAAAAAAGCAATTAAAAAATAACTGTTTTATAGTACAAATTTAATTGATGTGATTAAATTTCTGCCTGGCGCTGCAATACCAGATGAATATGTTTTGTAGCGTTGGTCTGTTATATTTTCTAATCCAATAGTTAGATTTGCAAAACTATTTAATTCGTATTGAGCAGTTAAATTTAGTGTGTACCAAGATGGTGAATAAGGGTTTCCGTTATTGTCTAAAGCATAAATATAGTCTTTACTAACCTCAGATGGCGCTAAATCGTAGTACGATAATTCTCCATTATAGTTTACAGAAGCATCTGCTTTAAACTTATTTTTTGTCCAGGTTAATCGTGTGTTTCCAAAGTTTGGAGCAACGTGTCTTACTGGGTATTCTACTTCATCTGTTTCGTCTGTTCCGCCAACTACATTGTATTGAGAGCTTAGTGCTAAGTTTTTAGAAACGTTTAGTTTTGCGCCAATTTCAAAACCGTAGATATAAGATTTTGATGCGTTTTGTATGGATTGTACATTACTTAATTCGCCATTATAAACAATTTCTGTTTCACCATTTAAATCGCCATCTCTTCGTACTAAGGCATTATCTAAATAAGTGTAATATGTTGCCATATCCAATATTAAGACATCATCAAAATTTAGTAACAATCCTAATTCACCACCATAAGCATATTCTGGTTTTAAATTATTATTAGGCACCACTACAGATCCTGGTTCTGAGTCAAATACTTTACCAATATCATCTATATTTGGAGCTCTAAAAGCAGTTGAAAAATTTAATTTCCATTGTAATGTTTTATTTGGAATCCAACTCATTCCTGCTGTTCCTGTTAAGGCTTCAGAGTTGTTTTTTGCTTCGTCAAAAGGTAAATTTAAATAAACGTTATTAGCCTCGAAATTTGCTTTAGATAGTACTTTATTAAAACGTAATCCACTTTGAAATACAAATTTTGAGTTTGGCTTATATTTTAAGCTTAAATATGCTGCTAAAGATTGCCAAGTTGCATTATCTGGATATCTGGTTACAATATTTGATGTTTCGGTTGTTTCTATATTTTCTTCTTTTGCCTTAGAGTTTACTTTATTATAAATATATTCTAAGCCGTAAGATATTTTTGTTTTAGGGTTCAAGGTTTTTTCTAAATCTAAATTAAAAGAAACTGCATTTACTGCTTCTTCTTTTATACTTTTAAAAACACTTTGGTAATCTCTATCAATACGACTTTCCTGAAAATTTTGATACGCAACTGTAGCTTGTATTTTATCGTACAAATTAGAACTACTACTTAGTTTAGTAATGTTTAAATTACTCATAAACCAGCGTTGTGGTCCATAATACCATTCGGCAGATCTTAACTCTTCTCCTCTGTATCTAATTAACCTATCGTATCTAGGAGTGTTTGATGTAGATGTATAAAATAAACCTAAGTTAAAACTCAAATTATCTTTTGGTTCGTAACGCACTTTTTGCATTACATTTATTTGATTGTAACCTGAGTTTTTTTGCAGCTTTGGTTCGCTGTTACTTACTATTTGATCTTGATTATTTGTAGTAACAACAAACTCTGGCCTTAAATAATCGTTTGGTCCATGACTTCCCATTTTTAAATCATTAAAATCTGAAAAGCTAGCATTAGTTATAAATGCCCATTTTTTAAAGCCATAATTTACACCTAAATGAGCTGTTTTTTCTTGATTAGCTGTTGCATAACGTAATGTTGCAGTAGTTTTATAGTAAGTAGAATCTGTATATGATAGTTGTGGCTTTTGTGTATAAAAACTCATAACGCCACCTATGGCATCGCTACCATATATTACAGAGCCTGCACCTAAAGATACTTCTGTGTTTTGTATTGTAAATGGGTCTATAGAAATTACATTTTGAAGGTTTCCGCCTCTAAATATGGCATTGTTCATTCTAACACCATCTACTGTAATTAATAATCTATTTGTTGAGAAACCTCTAATAATTGGGCTACCGCCACCTAACTGGCTTTTTTGTATAAATACTTGGCCTGTTTTTTCTAATAAATCTGCACTGGTTTGTGGGTTTGTGAATGCAATAGATTTTGCATTAAAATTTACAATCTTATTTGGAACATCTCTTTTATCTTGTTTAAATTTTGAAGCAGAGATAACTATTTCTTCTAAACCTTGCGTTAGTGGTTCAAGATAGATTACATCTCCTTTAATTCTGCTTTTTTCTACTGATAAAACATCGAAAGCAATATGTTTAAAAAACAAAATATCGTCTGGATTAAAAATGTCCAGATTAGCTTTACCATTAAATTTTGTTATAACACTTCGAGATTGGTCTTGATTGTATATAGCTGCACCAACTATTGGTTCTTGCGTTTTTTTATTAGCAATTAATATTTCTTGAGCCTGTAGGCTTAGTACTAAACAAAATGAGAATATAATGTAGAGTATTGGTTTTTTGTATTTAGTTGAAAACGTCATTAAAAACTTGTAGTGATTTTGGTTTTTTAAAGCTGCCCAAATGTAGTTCAAAATACAACAAAATAATGGCTAAAAACGATTGTCTTTGTTTTGAATTCATTTTGACTTCTTCTAACGCATCAAATGTTGTGCCCAAAAGTGTTTTTAAGAGTGTTAAATTTTCGCCCGAAATACAATATTTACTACTACTCATATCTTGAAATTCTCCTGCCTGAAGATTAAAATATGGCAAGTTTATATCTGTAATATCTGGGTAAAACCCTAAGTGTTTTGTTAGGTTTAATAGAAACAATAAATGAAAGTTTGAATAACGATCATTAGTATCTAACCATTGCAAGGTGGTTTCTAAATAATTATATAATGTAGCATTTTGTTCTTCCTCTTGTAAAGTAGTACTTAACACTTCGGCTAAAAATAAAACAATAGCGCTTTTTAATATATTGGTGTGTAAATTGGAGTAAAGGTGATTTATTTTAACTTCTTTTACATACTGCAAGCCTCTTGCCTGCTTATAATCTGTTACAAGATGTAATTGTGTTAACAATTGATAGTAAGCAACTTTAGATCCTTTTTTTTTAGATTTTAAAACACCACGTAATAAATAGCTAACAATACCAAATTCTTGCGTGTAGCATTTTACAATAAGGTCATTGTCTTTGTATTTTAATTTAGAAAGTACAATAGCATTTGTAGTCGCAATCATTACCTTACTATCATTACTTTTAATACTTTAGTTTCTATAGAATCTAAATCTGTTAACATTATTAAATACACTCCTGAAGCAACAGTAACATTTCCTAAATTTTTACCATTCCACAGTGCAGTGCCACCATCTATTTCTAAATTAAAACCTTTAAATTTTCCATTGGTTCTAGATTCTGCTTCTGTAACTAGGTTTCCTTCTATATCTGTAATTTTAATATTAACATTATCTGTAAGACCTTTTATTTTTATTTTATCGTTATTGATATTAAAGCTTGGTCTAACAGGATTAGGAAAAACGTAAGCATCTTCAAGTGTTTCTTCTGGCTTAGAACTTTCTGAGCCAAAAGCAACAAGTCCTTTTTCTGTTGCAAAATATACAAGGCCGTTTTCATCATCTATTGCGATATCTAAAATATCGTTTGATGGTAATGGTGAGTTATCTTTAGTAAAATGAAATATGGTTTCTTGACCATCTGATGATAAATAATACACACCTGTATCTAAAGTACCAATCCATTTATTATTTGAACCATCAACCTCAATATCTGTTATATATTGCTGAAAAAGTAATTCTCTAGGCGTACCATCGTCTAAAACTATAATATCTGAAACTTGAAATGTTGGGTTACTAAAAAACTCACTAGTATTATAAATCACTCTTAAGCCACGATCTGTACCAATCCATATAGTGTTTTGTAAATCTGTTTCTACAGTCCAGGTTTTTTCTGAAGGCATATTAAACTCAACATCTTCAATAAATTTTTTATCGCCGTTGGTATCTACTCCAATTATTCCATAATTTAAACTAGAGATAAATATTTTACCATCATCGGTAAATGTAATATCTGAAAACCCTAAATTACTAGTTCTTGGGTTTATAATATCTTGCATATTTATACCTGTCCATTGACCATTTTCTAATTTATTTAAACTATTATCAACACGTCCATTCATTACCCATAATGCACCATTACTATCAAAATTATTAGCTAAAACTAAATGTATGGCACCAGCAAAAGGAACTAATGAACTATTATCTTGATTAAATATAGAAATGCTTTCGGTATTAATATCTAAAAGTCCTGAGAAATAAGAGCCAACATAAACTTGGTTTGTATTAAATGGGTTAATTGATAAATATGATAAATACCATGGATTTGATACTGCACTTGCTATAGAGTCGTAGCTAATATTATTCCATTCTTCATTTTTTAAATGACTTAAACCAGAGCGCCTTAAACCTCCATTAAAATTATATGTAACAGAGTGACCGCCATGTGTTCCCCAAACCTCTCCTGCTTGTGTTTTTATTTTGAAAAACTTATTTAATAAAGGACTTTCTGGATGTATTTCTTGATATACTGAAGTATCACTTACATTGGTTTGTAATATCCCATAGCCTTCCTGTCCTATTGCAGTTGTATAAATACCTTGAGTACCAATATATATATTATTATTTTGGCTTAATGATACCGCTGTAAATAACATACTAACGTCCTCTATAGTTTGAGCGGTAGCAACAACATTTAAAGACGTCTCTGTATTGTATACGTATGCTTCTTTTTCTGTAGCGATTAAAAGGTTACCTTGCTCTTCTCTTGTATCTACAATTAAA from Lacinutrix sp. 5H-3-7-4 includes the following:
- a CDS encoding GEVED domain-containing protein; translation: MKNAKLLLILIIFSLSYIGYGQVSENFDGWTDNSYGGISTYSGPSGNWETNNSICAPNNARTGNAIRFNDNSGENEYLLYSGLDGNGKDNGIGDISFWYRHWSGNASNVQFQVQYSNDGTNWNNAGGIVSATSTTYNQFTTTVNITGDDYFIRVISIDDAERLMIDDFLITDYTVAPSDLVISGTEDHGSSCIGVAATTIQYTITNNDTSVALGVAVNSNNSEYVISGLSSTNIIPSGTATFNVTYTPTTVGPSTATITVSSSTTTNATIDLTGSGVSVPTINTQPNNQLVTEPETASFSVTATNANSYQWQVSTNGGSTFTNVTTGTGGNTANYTTENTISTMDNYQYQCVVTNSCGSITSGTAILDVLPISEVILNSNNPATAASTIVQAEDNHVIYQFDLAVTAATSNAELTSVDFTTSGSYAASNITNFKLWYDTTSTFNASTSIFLENLTTGLGTGTHTFSGLNQTINTGSTGYFFITTDIPCTATAGNTIQVDALTIANLTFISANKSGTAYSSELHTFISATPNNVTGHFLSDCENGNTTVNWTDPAGCSDNILIFATDTSFSTLTPTGNGSAYTANTIFGNGTAFDGGFCIYKGTGNTETITGLTNGTNYTYKIFTRNDLLWSTGVIIDCTPNITYCDAGPTSTTDSEIENVILVGENNSISNDTSGICTGATGGEVSDFTAMSADLAAGSSYSLSVEFGDCNDGSQYSGAGGVWIDWNNDGDFNDTNETIGTLDVAVNTGNIIETFSINVPSGQTIGNYRMRIVQEEGGDLNSISPCGTFSWGAVEDYTIEVISACIATHSITSIYPSSGPVNTNVTVNGSNFSNLTTATFNGLTATIVSQTSTTLVITIPPGATTGNLEIFDDLSCSTATPFNIIESSGNCNSATNLMITEVFDNNGGSLGYIEIYNGTNTTIDLTEYRISRYGDLTNTVPTYSYNFPTTGVGSSIASGDVLVGKISSDAGGAEDFNFGGNGFNDNDRLELIHIATSTVIDDFHDSIVQSVGYVYRRNVNISNPNPNYDSAEWTTATSGSTSDLGNFSTTSTGVTPSITSQPNVTSTCDNATFAITAAAGNSGTLTYQWLYNDGTTTSWFNVTDAAFSSGVVTGETTNTLSISGFDLTNYQFYCLVTEDGACAIASNAARSNPMSTTWNGTWSNGVPNIATQAIINADYDTATNGSFSACSLIINNSGSGFTVTISNNTYIEVENNVVNNGEIIVQHSGSFVQNNDLSTFTNTATGLSRVTKLSAFANDWLEYTYWSSPVVNETIGNALSPADPNRRFRFRAENFEDNYAETNNTNPVINMQDDEDDNGNDWVLVSGTDVMNPGTGYAATLSTTSYNPPMAGAPLRVAHTFSGEFNNGIIPVTIYKNDNIVNDKNWNLVGNPYASAISIPDFFAENVYSTTNTTGTIDGVIYYWSHQNPPLSTNNGNSQNNFSQSDYVMINEMGGTIAGDHNGDGTIDANDTPDEFIPSGQGFYITYNHDAPGTASSISSLDTGASIVENTIVFNNAMRVTGNNSLFYKNASQPIETNKLWLNLTTDTGVFSQLLVGYKQGATNGLDPASFDAIRNRSTGNQTFFYSIIENSNLNYAIQGKAPESLTIDEVIPLGIYTSITNSATFTISISHFEGDFLNNNTIYLKDNYEGVIHDLSASNYNFTTTNGEFRDRFEVVFNANSLAVEAFSTNETNLTIVELQDDNVQFSLSGNSNLKIEAVRIIDVLGRELYNFRGSENTEVYNLSKLSTSTYIAQITLSNGKIIAKKAIKK
- a CDS encoding TonB-dependent siderophore receptor yields the protein MTFSTKYKKPILYIIFSFCLVLSLQAQEILIANKKTQEPIVGAAIYNQDQSRSVITKFNGKANLDIFNPDDILFFKHIAFDVLSVEKSRIKGDVIYLEPLTQGLEEIVISASKFKQDKRDVPNKIVNFNAKSIAFTNPQTSADLLEKTGQVFIQKSQLGGGSPIIRGFSTNRLLITVDGVRMNNAIFRGGNLQNVISIDPFTIQNTEVSLGAGSVIYGSDAIGGVMSFYTQKPQLSYTDSTYYKTTATLRYATANQEKTAHLGVNYGFKKWAFITNASFSDFNDLKMGSHGPNDYLRPEFVVTTNNQDQIVSNSEPKLQKNSGYNQINVMQKVRYEPKDNLSFNLGLFYTSTSNTPRYDRLIRYRGEELRSAEWYYGPQRWFMSNLNITKLSSSSNLYDKIQATVAYQNFQESRIDRDYQSVFKSIKEEAVNAVSFNLDLEKTLNPKTKISYGLEYIYNKVNSKAKEENIETTETSNIVTRYPDNATWQSLAAYLSLKYKPNSKFVFQSGLRFNKVLSKANFEANNVYLNLPFDEAKNNSEALTGTAGMSWIPNKTLQWKLNFSTAFRAPNIDDIGKVFDSEPGSVVVPNNNLKPEYAYGGELGLLLNFDDVLILDMATYYTYLDNALVRRDGDLNGETEIVYNGELSNVQSIQNASKSYIYGFEIGAKLNVSKNLALSSQYNVVGGTDETDEVEYPVRHVAPNFGNTRLTWTKNKFKADASVNYNGELSYYDLAPSEVSKDYIYALDNNGNPYSPSWYTLNLTAQYELNSFANLTIGLENITDQRYKTYSSGIAAPGRNLITSIKFVL
- the recO gene encoding DNA repair protein RecO; protein product: MIATTNAIVLSKLKYKDNDLIVKCYTQEFGIVSYLLRGVLKSKKKGSKVAYYQLLTQLHLVTDYKQARGLQYVKEVKINHLYSNLHTNILKSAIVLFLAEVLSTTLQEEEQNATLYNYLETTLQWLDTNDRYSNFHLLFLLNLTKHLGFYPDITDINLPYFNLQAGEFQDMSSSKYCISGENLTLLKTLLGTTFDALEEVKMNSKQRQSFLAIILLYFELHLGSFKKPKSLQVFNDVFN